Below is a window of Virgibacillus sp. NKC19-3 DNA.
ATGATAATCAGTGTGTAGTATCTGGAGAGTTGCAGCAGATTGATAGATTAGAGGAAAAGTTAAGAGGTATGGAAATAGTTACACAAAGACTAGAAACATCGCATGCTTTTCATTCTTATATGATGGAGCCAATATTAGAAGACTTTAGACAGGTACTTAAGACAGTTCAATTTCATACACCAAGTATTCCTTTTATTTCAAATCTAACAGGAACATGGATAACTGATAGTGAAGCAATGAGTGCAGATTACTGGGTTCAACATCTTCGTGAAACCGTAAGGTTTGCCGGAGGAATCGGAACGATATTAGAAAGTTCGCCATGTATAATGATGGAAGTTGGTCCAGGACATACTTTAAGTAATTTTGTCAATTTGCATCCTAGTTTTGAAAAACAAAAGACTATAACCTGTCTTCGACATTCAAAAGATCCGAAATCTGATAATCAGACTTTACTGCAAGCCCTGGGTGAGTTGTGGTTAAGTGGCCATGATATAAATTGGGATATATATCATAAAAATGAAGGATGTAGAAGGATATCTCTTCCAACATACCCGTTTGAACGAAAAAGGTATTGGATCAATAATAAGAATCAGTTAAATGATAAATTCTTTAATGAGAATGAAGGATTGAGTGAAACGTCTGGCAATACATTGCAGCGGGTAAATTTGGAAAAAGATTTTATATTTACAAGAGAAAAGGAAAGAACAGAAAAAACTGTAGGTAGCAATCATAGTTCTACAAGTATTGAAATTATTACAAGTATTTTTGAAGAAATACTTGGTGTACAAGATATAGGTATCAACGATAATTTTTTTACTTTGGGTGGGCATTCTTTACTAGCCACAAAGATAATATCTAAGCTTAGAGATATTTTTAAGTGTAACATTAATATAGAAACGCTTTTTCATAATGCTACTATTGAAGGGTGTCACCAGTTCATAGTAGAGTATTGGGAAAGTGAGGATACTGTAGAGGAAATAGCGCAGACATATCAAAAGTTAATCAACGACGAGGAGTTGTAAAGTGATGGGGGGTAACAATAATAGTAAACTTTCAAATGAAAAAGCAATTTTATATGAGCAGTTATTGGAGAAAAAAGGAATTAAAATACAAGATGAAAATAAAAGAATTAAATCTTTAAATCAGAAAAATAATATAGGAAAAATGTCATATTTACAACAAGGGATTTGGTTTTTTAATCAAATAAACCCAAACAATCCAGCTTATAATATAGTTTCAGCTGTAAAAATTAAGGGAGATCTAGATAGTGATGTTCTAAAGAAAAGTTTAGAGGTAATAATCCAAAGACATGAGATATTGCGTACAAGATTCAACTTGGAAAACGGCAAACCACAACAGGAAGTTATGTCATCAATTAAAGCGCCTTTTCAAATCATTAAAATTGATAAGCAAACAAAAAATATTCAACAGTTGCTTAAAAAATATGGAAGAAGGAGTTTCAATCTTACTGCTGATGGGCCATTATTCGAGGTTACACTTATAAGACAAGCAGAATTCGAGCATATTCTTGTCTTAACAATGCACCATATTATCTCAGATGGCTGGTCAATGGGAATTTTGGTTCGAGAATGGATAACTGTATATCAATCTATGCTCAAGAAGGAATCGCATTTACTTCCAGATTTAGATTTTCAGTATAAAGATTATGTGAATTGGCAACTTGAAAAAACTCAAATTGAGGCAGTTCAAAAAGATTTAGTGTATTGGGAAGGCCAGTTAAAAAATGCTCCTCCTTTATTAGAATTAAGTACTGATTATCCAAGAAAACCTGTGATGTCATATAAAGGTTCAATTGAATATTTTGAAGTGCCTGGGAAACTGACTAAGCAATTAAAACAGCTAGCTCGTGAGAGCGATGCTACATTATACATGGTATTATTAGGTACTTTTAAAGTGCTATTACATCGATATTCTGGGCAAGATGATATATTGGTAGGAAGTCCTGTATCGGGAAGAACGAAATATGAAACAGAAAATTTAATAGGTTTATTTATTAATACATTGGTTTTACGGACAAATATGAAAGATAACCCAAGGTTTGTAGATTTCCTTGAACAAGTTAGTGGAACTATGCTAGAAGCATTTGCTCATCAAAATGCTCCATTTGATAAGGTAGTAGAAGTGACTAAACCGGAACGTAGTAGTAGTTATGGTCCATTGATCCAATCTTTATTTACTTTTCATAACGAACCTCGAACTGAGATAGAAGTAGCTGATTTAGGCATTAGTCCAATGAATGTAGATATAGGATACACTCAATTTGATGTATCATTAACAATTCAAGAAGGATTCAATGGCGAATTATTAGGTGCATTTGAATATAGTACAGATTTGTTTAAACCAGAAACAATTCAACGAATGGTAAAACATTATTGTAATTTACTACAATCGATAGTAAAAAACCCAATGAAGAGGATAGGAGAATTAACTTTATTATCAAAAAAGGAAGAAGAAAGATTAATAGTTGACTGGAATAATACTGAAGAACCATTTCCAGAAAAAACGTGCATACATGAATTAATTGAAGAGCAGGTAAAAAGCACGCCGTTAAACACAGCTGTTATATATGAGAATGAAGAATTGACGTATAAAGAATTAAATGAAAGAGCAAATCAACTTGGGCATTATTTAAGAAAATCGGGAGTGACTAGAGGGCAAGCAGTAGGAATATATTTAAATCGTTCGCCAGAAATGTTGATTAGTATTTTTGGAATTCTAAAAGCCGGAGGCTGTTTTGTTCCTTTAGATCCTAGTTATCCTAAAGAAAGAATTGCTTATATGATAGAAGATGCAAAAGTGGAAGTAATTGTAACAAATCAAAAAGAAGCAACATATTTAAATGGTGTTAATATCATCTCCCTGCAAGAAGAAGTAAGTAATATTACAGAGCAAAGTATAGACAATCTATCTAAAATTAATACAAGCAGTGATGTAGCTTATATTATTTATACATCTGGTTCAACTGGTAAACCAAAAGGTGTTATGTTACTGCATAATAGTACTGTTAATTTAATAAAGTCTTTTGAAAGAAGCTATAAACCAGATTCATCAGATAAGATATTACCTTTGACGTCCATTTCGTCAGCAAGTTTTATAGGTGAAATTTTACCTCTCCTTAATGTAGGGGGATCCATTCTACTTACTGATTATTATGAAATGTTAAATTTTAATCATGTATTGGAGCATATTTCGAAGAAAAAAATAACAATTATTAGTAGTGTTCCTTCTTTTGTAGAAGTAATTTCACATAATTTATCAAAAAGTGGTTCGATACGTCTTATATTAATTGGTGGCGAACCATTAATAATAGATAAAATAAAGGAAATTGCTGATAAAAGTTTAATAGTCAATAGTTATGGGCTCACAGAGACAACAGTTTGTGCAACTTATTATAAAATTGATGAGCAGACAGTAGAGCAATTAAAGCTAACAAGCATCCCAATTGGAAAACCTATTATGAATACAGAAATATATATTTTGGATAAATATGGACAAATAGCACCAATAGGATGTAAGGGAGAGATAAATATATCAGGTTACTGTTTAGCAAAAGGATACTTAAATAGACAGTTAAATGAAGAAAGGTTTATAGATAATTTATTTTCAAATAAATTTCATAAAATGTATAAAACGGGGGATTATGGAAAATGGTTAGGAAATGGAGATATCGAATACTTAGGTCGTGCGGACCAAGAATTAAAGATTCGTGGTTATAGAATAAATCCTGTAGAAATTGAATATTGTCTCAGAAATCATGTGCAGGTAAAAGATTCAATTGTTCGAAAAAGTAGAGAAAATGAATTAGAGGCATATGTTTTAAGTTATAGTGGTAAACCCATCGATATGAGGCAGGTTAGAAATTGGATAAAAGAAAAATTGCCTTCTTATATGGTCCCAAATGTAATTTTCCAAGTGAAAGAAATCCCATTAAATAGTAACGGTAAAATTGATTTATCTAATATATCAAAAAAGGTCGTAAATAATGAAAATAATTCACAGATTACTTCTAATAGTATTTTAAGAAGCCGTCTAGAAAATGAAATATTAAAAGTTTGGTCTGATTATTTGAACGTAAAGGAAATCGATAAAGATGCAAACTTTTTTGATATAGGTGGACACTCCTTGATGTTAGCACAAATTTTTAATGCTCTAAAAAAAATTACAAATATAGAATTTTCTATTTTGGATATGTTTAACCACACAAGTATATCTTCATTAGCTGAATTTTTATCTGCTCAGAATAAAGGAAATATTACTCAATCTCAAGTATCGAGAAGAGCCTTTTTACAGCGTGAATCTTATAAAAAAAAAAATCAAACAAAAAAAGGTGGGTTTTAGTGATGAATAACGATTATGATGGAATTGCTATTATTGGTATGAGTTCAAAATTACCAGGTGCATCTGATAATAGGATGTTTTGGAATAATTTAATTGATGGGACAGAGTCCATTTCTCAATTTTCTGGAAAAGATCTTCTTAAATCGGGAATTGATGAAAATTTAGTGAATAATCCTAATTATGTGAATTCTGCGGGGGTTATTGATAATATAGAGTATTTTGATGCTAAATTCTTTGGCTTTAGTCCTAAAGAAGCAAGTCTGATGGATCCGCAACATAGAGTCTTTCTGGAAAACGCTTGGGAGTCTTTGGAGGAATCTGGTTACTCGGTTTCTAATCACAATGGGCGTGTAGGAATTTTCGCTGGTCAAAGTTTAAATACGTATTTAATAAGTAACGTTTTACCTAGTCTAGACAAACATATTTCAACCAATAGCTTACAAGCAGCAATCGGAAATGATAAGGATAGTTTGACGACAACTGCGGCATATAAAATGAATTTAACTGGACCAGCTATTACTATTCAAACCTCTTCTTCAACTTCATTAGTTTCTATAGTCTATGCTTGTCAATCTTTATTAAACTATCAATGTGATATTTCCTTGGCTGGTGGAGTTTCCTTAGGAGTACCTTATAAAGCTGGTTATTTATATGAGCCTGGCGGAATTACTTCTAAAGATGGTCATTGTAGATCATTTGATGCCGATTCAACTGGCTTTGTTGGTGGAAATGGATCGGGTGTTATTGTTTTGAAGCGTTTAGAGGAAGCGATAGAAGACAGAGATCAAATTTATGCTGTGATTAAGGGATTTAGTGTAAATAATGATGGATCATCTAAAGTAAGTTATGCAGCACCTAGTATAGATAAACAAGCTGAAGTAATAATGGAGTCACATGCCTTTGCAGATATAGGGGCAGAAACTATATCTTATGTGGAAGCACACGGTACGGGAACTCAAATTGGCGATCCTATTGAAGTTGCTGCACTTACTAAAGCTTTTAGAGCTGGCACAGATAAGAATCAATATTGCGCACTAGGCTCAGTAAAATCTAACATAGGGCATTTAGATGCTGCTGCAGGAGTTGCAGGTTTAATCAAAACTGCTTTGGCATTGAAGCATAAAGTAATTCCGCCAACTGTCCATTTTAAGGAACCTAATCCTAATATAGATTTTGAAAACAGCCCTTTTTATGTGAATACAGAGTTGGAAAAATGGAAAACTGATCCAGGAGTCCCCAGGAGAGCCGGGGTGAGTTCATTTGGAATGGGGGGCACGAATGCTCATGTAGTATTAGAAGAAGCTCCTGAAAAGTATGAGGAGACTTCGCCTCCAAAAACCTCTTGGCAATTAATTCAATGGTCAACTAAAACGGAAACAGCTTTGGAAATGGCAACTGAAAATCTTGAAGAGTATTTAAAGAGTAACCGAAATCAAAGTTTAGCTGATATAGCATTTACTCTACAGGTTGGAAGAGAGAACTTTAAATATAGACGCTATGCGGTTGTGAGTAATATAGAAGACGCGGTAAAAGCAATTGAAAATAGAAAATTTATAAGCAGTCATAATGAAGGCGTTTTACCAGTTACTTTTATGTTCCCTGGACAAGGTACTCAATATATTAATATGTCAAAAGAGATCTATGAAACTGAAGATGAGTTCAAAGAGCAATTAGACTATTGTGCGGAACAGTTAAAAACACTAATTGATGTGGATATTAGAGAAATCATATTTCCGTCGTCTGATCAAGATGATAAAGCAAAAGATCTTTTATCGCAAACCTATGTAACGCAACCGGCATTATTCGCTATTGAATATAGCTTGGCTAAAATGTTGATGAATATAGGAGTTAATCCAGGATCTATGATTGGACATAGCATTGGAGAGTATGCAGCTGCATGTATTAGTGGAGTTCTCTCTTTAGATGATGCTTTACGAATTGTTTCAAATAGGGGCCGTCTCATTCAAAGTTTACCTAAGGGGAAGATGTTAGCAGTGATGTTGGACGAGAAAAAGCTTCGTTCAGTAATTGAGGATCAGTTAAGCATTGCAGTTATTAATAATGATAATCAGTGTGTAGTATCTGGAGAGTTGCAGCAGATTGATAGATTAGAGGAAAAGTTAAGAGGTATGGAAATAGTTACACAAAGACTAGAAACATCGCATGCTTTTCATTCTTATATGATGGAGCCAATATTAGAAGACTTTAGACAGGTACTTAAGACAGTTCAATTTCATACACCAAGTATTCCTTTTATTTCAAATCTAACAGGAACATGGATAACTGATAGTGAAGCAATGAGTGCAGATTACTGGGTTCAACATCTTCGTGAAACCGTAAGGTTTGCCGGAGGAATCGGAACGATATTAGAAAGTTCGCCATGTATAATGATGGAAGTTGGTCCAGGACATACTTTAAGTAATTTTGTCAATTTGCATCCTAGTTTTGAAAAACAAAAGACTATAACCTGTCTTCGACATTCAAAAGATCCGAAATCTGATAATCAGACTTTACTGCAAGCCCTGGGTGAGTTGTGGTTAAGTGGCCATGATATAAATTGGGATATATATCATAAAAATGAAGGATGTAGAAGGATATCTCTTCCAACATACCCGTTTGAACGAAAAAAGTATTGGATTGAACCCTCAAGCACTATTCCTTCTGATGATAAAGTAGAAACAGCAGCAAATGAAACTGTTGATACTCAGATAAGTTATAAGAACACTGAAGTATCAAATGACATAACCTCAACAATAGAAAAAATAGAAAATGAAGTTAAAAATCTTTGGATTGATTTGTTAGGAGTAAAAGATGTCGATATTGAACACAATTTTTTTGAGTTAGGGGGACATTCTCTACTAGCTACTCAATTTATAGCTAGATTAAAAAATGTTTTTGATGTTGAGATTAATACCAAGGATATATTTATAAACCCTACAATTAGTGAATTGTCAAAATGTATTAAGCGCTATTTAGAAAAATCAGAATCAAGAAAGGCGGAAGAGCTATTAGATGAAATTGAAGATATGAATGACGAAGAGATAGAAAAGGCTTTAGAAAAGGAGTTGAGAAAGGAAAATGAATAATTTAAATAAAAAAATATCAACCTTAACTGAAGCTCAAAAAAAATTACTGTCTTTAAAAATGAAAAGAAGGAATGAAACAGAACAAAGAAAAATAGTAGATAACATACCTTTATCTACTAATCAAAATAAGTTCTGGATATTTAATCAACAAGAATCAAATAATCCAATTTATAATATGGTATCAGCTGTAAAAATTAAGGGAGATCTAGATAGTGATGTTCTAAAGAAAAGTTTAGAGGTAATAATCCAAAGACATGAGATATTGCGTACAAGATTCAACTTGGAAAACGGCAAACCACAACAGGAAGTTATGTCATCAATTAAAGCGCCTTTTCAAATCATTAAAATTGATAAGCAAACAAAAAATATTCAACAGTTGCTTAAAAAATATGGAAGAAGGAGTTTCAATCTTACTGCTGATGGGCCATTATTCGAGGTTACACTTATAAGACAAGCAGAATTCGAGCATATTCTTGTCTTAACAATGCACCATATTATCTCAGATGGCTGGTCAATGGGAATTTTGGTTCGAGAATGGATAACTGTATATCAATCTATGCTCAAGAAGGAATCGCATTTACTTCCAGATTTAGATTTTCAGTATAAAGATTATGTGAATTGGCAACTTGAAAAAACTCAAATTGAGGCAGTTCAAAAAGATTTAGTGTATTGGGAAGGCCAGTTAAAAAATGCTCCTCCTTTATTAGAATTAAGTACTGATTATCCAAGAAAACCTGTGATGTCATATAAAGGTTCAATTGAATATTTTGAAGTGCCTGGGAAACTGACTAAGCAATTAAAACAGCTAGCTCGTGAGAGCGATGCTACATTATACATGGTATTATTAGGTACTTTTAAAGTGCTATTACATCGATATTCTGGGCAAGATGATATATTGGTAGGAAGTCCTGTATCGGGAAGAACGAAATATGAAACAGAAAATTTAATAGGTTTATTTATTAATACATTGGTTTTACGGACAAATATGAAAGATAACCCAAGGTTTGTAGATTTCCTTGAACAAGTTAGTGGAACTATGCTAGAAGCATTTGCTCATCAAAATGCTCCATTTGATAAGGTAGTAGAAGTGACTAAACCGGAACGTAGTAGTAGTTATGGTCCATTGATCCAATCTTTATTTACTTTTCATAACGAACCTCGAACTGAGATAGAAGTAGCTGATTTAGGCATTAGTCCAATGAATGTAGATATAGGATACACTCAATTTGATGTATCATTAACAATTCAAGAAGGATTCAATGGCGAATTATTAGGTGCATTTGAATATAGTACAGATTTGTTTAAACCAGAAACAATTCAACGAATGGTAAAACATTATTGTAATTTACTACAATCGATAGTAAAAAACCCAATGAAGAGGATAGGAGAATTAACTTTATTATCAAAAAAGGAAGAAGAAAGATTAATAGTTGACTGGAATAATACTGAAGAACCATTTCCAGAAAAAACGTGCATACATGAATTAATTGAAGAGCAGGTAAAAAGCACGCCGTTAAACACAGCTGTTATATATGAGAATGAAGAATTGACGTATAAAGAATTAAATGAAAGAGCAAATCAACTTGGGCATTATTTAAGAAAATCGGGAGTGACTAGAGGGCAAGCAGTAGGAATATATTTAAATCGTTCGCCAGAAATGTTGATTAGTATTTTTGGAATTCTAAAAGCCGGAGGCTGTTTTGTTCCTTTAGATCCTAGTTATCCTAAAGAAAGAATTGCTTATATGATAGAAGATGCAAAAGTGGAAGTAATTGTAACAAATCAAAAAGAAGCAACATATTTAAATGGTGTTAATATCATCTCCCTGCAAGAAGAAGTAAGTAATATTACAGAGCAAAGTATAGACAATCTATCTAAAATTAATACAAGCAGTGATGTAGCTTATATTATTTATACATCTGGTTCAACTGGTAAACCAAAAGGTGTAGCAATAAAAATTAGATCATTAGTAAATCTTTTATATGCATTTAAAAATTTTTTACCCATACAGACAAATGATAACCTTCTCGCCATTACTAGCTTATCCTTTGATATTTCATTATTAGAACTGCTATATCCATTGATTTCAAAATCTACAGTAGTTATAGCAACTGATGATGAAATAACAGATGGAAGATTGCTGTTGAAAAAAATTATAAAAAATAACATTACAATTATGCAGGCAACACCTTCCGCGTGGGGAAATATTATTAATTGTGGCTGGGAACCAGATATAAAAATTGAAAAAATAATAAGTGGAGGAGAAGAACTAAAAGAAGATTTAGCAAAGGTTTTAAAGCTAAGGAGTAAGGAATTATATAATATGTATGGACCAACTGAAACTACAATTTGGTCATTTAAATCCAAAATTTCATCAATTAAAAATATAAATATAGGAAGACCGCTTATAAATACCAAAGCATATATATTTGATAAGTATCTGCAACCAGTGCCGATTGGAGTAGTTGGAGAATTGTATATTGGTGGAGCAGGACTCAGCTCAGGCTATATAAATAATAAAGAAAAGACTAATAGTCATTTTCTTTATCATCGCAAAATTAAAGACTGGATATATAAAAGTGGAGACATGGTTAGGTATACGGAAAAAGGCGATATAGAGTATATTGGTAGAAAAGACCATCTTGTAAAAGTAAGAGGGTTTAGAATTGATTTAAATGAAGTAGAAAACGTTTTGATGAGTCACTCATGTGTGAAGCTAGCTATTGTTTATGTTAAAGATAATAGATTGATAGCAAATCTACATTTATTAAAAAAGATTACGGTTGAAGAAATAAGTGAATATATTTCAAATAAACTACCAAAGTACTTGCAACCATCCTTATATATGAGAGTTGATTCTATTCCTTTAACAAAAAACGGAAAAGTTAATAGAGATAAAGTAAAGCAATGTAATGTTAGGCTAGAATCCAACAAGGAAGCTAAAAAAAGATTGTCTGATGTAGAGTCGAGTTTGCTTAGGCTATGGGAAAATTTGCTGCAAATTGAAATTCATTCTGCCTACAGTAATTTTTATGAACTAGGCGGACACTCGCTTCTAGTAACACAATTATTTAATGATATCCAAAGAATATTTAATGTGGATTTACCTATAAAAAGTATTATTGAGTATCCAAGTATACATGAGTTATCTAAAAGAATACTGGAAAAAAAAGTGAATCAAAATAAAGGTATAAGTGATAAATATCCGTCTGTTGAAATAAATGAACCTGAAAATTTCATGCCATTTCCAATAACAGAAATACAGCAAGCTTATTGGGTAGGAAAGAATTTAAAAACTGGATTATCTAAACTTTCAACACATTTATATCAGGAACTTGATTTTAAAAATTTAAATCTTTCAAGATTTGAAGAGGTAGTTAATATTATAATAAATAGACACCCTATGCTAAGAGCAATCATAAAGCAAGATGGTCAGCAACAAATTCTGGAGAATGTACCATTTTATAAGATTCAAAGTGAAAATCTGCAAGAAAACAACCAAAAAAATATCTATCTCAAAAAAATCAGAGCTGAAATGTCACATCAAGTTTTTGATAGTAATAATTGGCCGATGTTTAATATAAAAGCTTCGCATTTTGAAGACCGCAAAACCCGTATTCACATAAGTATTGATTTACTAATTGCAGATGCACGAAGTATAAATATAATGATAAATGAAATTCTTAATTTATATAAAGATCCTAATTATACCTTGAATAATTTAGAACTCACATTTAGAGATTATATTTTAACGGAGAAAAAAATCAAGCAAACAAGAATCTATGAAAAATCAAAAAAGTACTGGTTAGACAGATTGTGTACTTTTCCTGATAAACCTAAGTTACCAGTTGTTAAATCTAAACAGGGTAATTCAATCTTTTCAAGAAAAAAAGAAATTATTAATGGTGAATTGTGGAAGTCATTGAAAGAATCTGCAAAGCAGAAAATGATTTCAATTAATTCTTTGCTGCTGGCTGCTTTTACTGAGATTATTGGATTATGGAGTGAAAACAAACATTTTGCTGTAAATTTAACAACATTTAATAGATTACCATTACATGACCAAGTTAATAGCATTGTTGGTGATTTCACTAGCATTAATCTACTTGAAGTAAATCTTAATAAAGGTGAATTATTTGAAAATAGAGTGAAAAAAATTCAAAATCAATTATTGGAAGACCTAGAGTATAGATATTTTAGTGGAATTGAATTTATTAGGGAGTTGAGAAAGTACAAAAAAAATAATGAAATATATCCAATTGTTTTTACCAGTTTAATTGGTCAAGAATATGAAAGTATACCAAAAGAGAAAGTTGAAATAGTGGATAATTTTAGTATTACCCAAACATCTCAAGTGTGGTTAGATTGCCAAATAACAGAGACAGAAAATTCCTTGTGTATCAATTGGGATTATTTGGAAAATATCTTCCCGGAAGGTTTAATCGATAAAATGTTTTCTAGCTATATTGCTTTAATAAAAAGTATATCTTTATATAAAGATATATGGACCTCTAAATAATATGAAAAGCAGGTGATAATTTGGGAAAATCAAAAAATAACTTAAATTCTTTTATTTTTGATTCAGAAGAGTATTTGAAAGATGATTTAAAATCATATGAATTGAATAACAATCTTTTGCATTCTAAATTTATTGAGAATGCAAAGAACTATCCAGAATGGGTAGCATTGATAAATGAAGAGAAAGTTATGAGTTATGGAGAACTATATACTTTATCATATACTTTGGCAAAAAATATTATTGCGAAAAAAAATACTAGAATTGTAGGCGTCTTTTTAGAAAAAGGTTGGGAGCAAGTTGTTGCTGTTTTGGGTATTCTACAAACTGGTTCAGCATATTTACCAATTGATATTAATATGCCTTTATCGAAAATTATTAATATAATTGAAATAGCTAATATTGATTTAATTATTACGAAATCTGAATATGAAGATATATTCAAAGAAGCTGAAGGTATTAAAATAATGAATATCGATAATAAATATGATTCTTCAAATGAAGAAATCATTATAGATTCACCGTTACCTAATGATATAGCCTACGTAATTTTTACTTCTGGTACAACGGGCAATCCTAAAGGAGTTATGATAAAACACAACTCTGCAATAAATACAATACAAGATATTAATGAAAAGTTTAAAGTTTCAAAAGATGATAGATTATTTGCTCTATCATCATTGAGTTTTGATTTATCTGTATATGATATTTTTGGTATATTATCTGCAGGTGCTACTATGGTTATTCCTAATCATCTAAAAACTAGAGATCCTTCACATTGGTTTCAATTACTTTCAAGCGAAAAAAT
It encodes the following:
- a CDS encoding non-ribosomal peptide synthetase — protein: MNNLNKKISTLTEAQKKLLSLKMKRRNETEQRKIVDNIPLSTNQNKFWIFNQQESNNPIYNMVSAVKIKGDLDSDVLKKSLEVIIQRHEILRTRFNLENGKPQQEVMSSIKAPFQIIKIDKQTKNIQQLLKKYGRRSFNLTADGPLFEVTLIRQAEFEHILVLTMHHIISDGWSMGILVREWITVYQSMLKKESHLLPDLDFQYKDYVNWQLEKTQIEAVQKDLVYWEGQLKNAPPLLELSTDYPRKPVMSYKGSIEYFEVPGKLTKQLKQLARESDATLYMVLLGTFKVLLHRYSGQDDILVGSPVSGRTKYETENLIGLFINTLVLRTNMKDNPRFVDFLEQVSGTMLEAFAHQNAPFDKVVEVTKPERSSSYGPLIQSLFTFHNEPRTEIEVADLGISPMNVDIGYTQFDVSLTIQEGFNGELLGAFEYSTDLFKPETIQRMVKHYCNLLQSIVKNPMKRIGELTLLSKKEEERLIVDWNNTEEPFPEKTCIHELIEEQVKSTPLNTAVIYENEELTYKELNERANQLGHYLRKSGVTRGQAVGIYLNRSPEMLISIFGILKAGGCFVPLDPSYPKERIAYMIEDAKVEVIVTNQKEATYLNGVNIISLQEEVSNITEQSIDNLSKINTSSDVAYIIYTSGSTGKPKGVAIKIRSLVNLLYAFKNFLPIQTNDNLLAITSLSFDISLLELLYPLISKSTVVIATDDEITDGRLLLKKIIKNNITIMQATPSAWGNIINCGWEPDIKIEKIISGGEELKEDLAKVLKLRSKELYNMYGPTETTIWSFKSKISSIKNINIGRPLINTKAYIFDKYLQPVPIGVVGELYIGGAGLSSGYINNKEKTNSHFLYHRKIKDWIYKSGDMVRYTEKGDIEYIGRKDHLVKVRGFRIDLNEVENVLMSHSCVKLAIVYVKDNRLIANLHLLKKITVEEISEYISNKLPKYLQPSLYMRVDSIPLTKNGKVNRDKVKQCNVRLESNKEAKKRLSDVESSLLRLWENLLQIEIHSAYSNFYELGGHSLLVTQLFNDIQRIFNVDLPIKSIIEYPSIHELSKRILEKKVNQNKGISDKYPSVEINEPENFMPFPITEIQQAYWVGKNLKTGLSKLSTHLYQELDFKNLNLSRFEEVVNIIINRHPMLRAIIKQDGQQQILENVPFYKIQSENLQENNQKNIYLKKIRAEMSHQVFDSNNWPMFNIKASHFEDRKTRIHISIDLLIADARSINIMINEILNLYKDPNYTLNNLELTFRDYILTEKKIKQTRIYEKSKKYWLDRLCTFPDKPKLPVVKSKQGNSIFSRKKEIINGELWKSLKESAKQKMISINSLLLAAFTEIIGLWSENKHFAVNLTTFNRLPLHDQVNSIVGDFTSINLLEVNLNKGELFENRVKKIQNQLLEDLEYRYFSGIEFIRELRKYKKNNEIYPIVFTSLIGQEYESIPKEKVEIVDNFSITQTSQVWLDCQITETENSLCINWDYLENIFPEGLIDKMFSSYIALIKSISLYKDIWTSK